Proteins co-encoded in one Astyanax mexicanus isolate ESR-SI-001 chromosome 1, AstMex3_surface, whole genome shotgun sequence genomic window:
- the batf gene encoding basic leucine zipper transcriptional factor ATF-like isoform X3: protein MRKVMRREKNRIAAQKSRMRQTQKADSLHLESESLEKENAALRKEVKRLTEEAKYLTTVLTNHEAVCTGISHAPTDLLYGTPFHQHINVNVQHYPL, encoded by the exons ATGAGGAAGGTGATGAGGCGGGAGAAGAATCGCATTGCGGCCCAGAAGAGCAGAATGAGGCAAACACAGAAGGCTGATAGCCTGCACTTG GAGAGTGAGAGTTTGGAGAAGGAAAACGCCGCTCTGAGAAAGGAGGTGAAGAGGTTGACGGAGGAGGCTAAATATCTTACCACGGTGTTGACCAACCACGAGGCAGTATGCACAGGTATAAGCCACGCTCCCACGGACCTGCTCTACGGCACACCTTTCCACCAGCACATCAACGTCAACGTCCAGCACTATCCGCTCTGA